A portion of the Bacteroidales bacterium genome contains these proteins:
- a CDS encoding dihydroorotate dehydrogenase-like protein codes for MKDLRTSYLGMELKNPIIAGSSGLTGTLDGIVSMEKHGAGAVVLKSIFEEEILLEEKELLKAAKKKPMIYSGLSETLDYLDLHIRENNLGTYLQLIRDAKKAVSIPIIGSINCISTEDWIHFTRKMEEAGANALELNIFLNPADFKNKEFERAYFRIIEKVLTTVTIPVSLKISKYFTRLGLSVKALSETGVAGLVMFNRFYAPDIDIQKMELAKPRLFSSPVEQYETLRWVAILSERVNIHIAASTGIHNGEDLIKMLLAGANAVQVVSTLYKNGPEQIGRMLSRVDQWMTGQGFDSLEQFRGKISRKYGADPAAFERMQFMKHFSEIR; via the coding sequence ATGAAAGACCTGAGAACATCGTACCTGGGGATGGAGCTTAAAAATCCAATCATTGCAGGGAGCAGTGGTCTGACCGGTACCCTTGACGGCATAGTATCCATGGAAAAGCATGGAGCAGGTGCCGTGGTACTTAAATCCATATTCGAAGAGGAAATCCTGCTGGAGGAGAAAGAGCTGCTGAAAGCAGCGAAAAAAAAACCGATGATCTACTCAGGATTATCGGAAACACTTGATTACCTCGACCTTCACATTCGTGAAAACAACCTCGGAACATATCTGCAGTTGATCAGAGATGCAAAAAAGGCAGTCTCCATCCCGATTATTGGCAGTATCAACTGCATCTCCACGGAAGACTGGATTCATTTTACCAGGAAGATGGAAGAGGCAGGTGCCAATGCCCTCGAGCTCAATATTTTCCTGAACCCCGCCGATTTTAAGAATAAAGAATTTGAAAGAGCCTATTTCAGGATCATCGAGAAAGTGCTCACGACTGTAACGATCCCTGTTTCCCTGAAGATAAGTAAATATTTCACCCGCCTGGGCCTCTCGGTAAAGGCCCTGAGCGAAACGGGTGTTGCTGGTCTGGTGATGTTTAACAGGTTCTATGCCCCCGACATTGACATCCAGAAAATGGAGCTTGCCAAACCCCGCTTGTTTTCTTCACCGGTAGAACAGTATGAAACACTCCGGTGGGTTGCCATCCTTTCGGAAAGGGTTAATATTCATATTGCAGCATCTACGGGCATTCACAATGGGGAAGATCTGATCAAGATGTTACTTGCCGGAGCAAATGCTGTTCAGGTGGTATCGACCCTTTATAAAAATGGTCCGGAGCAAATCGGCAGGATGTTGTCCAGAGTGGATCAATGGATGACCGGACAAGGATTCGATTCACTGGAGCAGTTCAGGGGGAAGATATCCAGGAAATACGGAGCTGATCCAGCTGCATTTGAAAGGATGCAGTTCATGAAACACTTCAGTGAGATAAGATAA
- a CDS encoding sulfide/dihydroorotate dehydrogenase-like FAD/NAD-binding protein yields the protein MSRIIEKEYFSEAVVRLVIEAPHIAKSRKAGHFVIVKTGEKGERIPLTIAAADVVNGTITLIIQKVGVTSAKLCELAVGDEITDVVGPLGLPTHIENVGTVLASGGGVGVAPLLPIVEAFKQAGNRVITVLAARKKELIILEEQIREHSDEVIIMTDDGSYGKKGLVTKGMEEVILSEKVDLAVTVGPAVMMKFATLLTGKYHIPTVASLNTLMVDGTGMCGACRVSVGGETKFVCVDGPEFNAHEVDFDEMLLRLNSYKPSETEAYESYLRKHPKSMQ from the coding sequence ATGAGCAGAATAATCGAAAAGGAATATTTTTCTGAGGCTGTAGTGCGACTTGTTATTGAAGCCCCTCATATTGCTAAAAGCAGGAAAGCGGGGCATTTTGTGATTGTGAAGACCGGTGAAAAAGGCGAACGCATCCCGCTGACCATTGCAGCTGCAGATGTGGTAAATGGAACCATTACCCTGATCATTCAGAAGGTAGGTGTTACATCTGCCAAACTTTGTGAACTGGCGGTAGGTGATGAAATCACTGATGTGGTGGGCCCCCTGGGCTTACCCACCCATATTGAAAACGTAGGAACCGTGCTGGCATCTGGCGGGGGGGTAGGTGTGGCACCACTGCTGCCCATTGTAGAGGCCTTTAAACAGGCAGGCAACCGGGTAATAACCGTTCTGGCAGCCAGGAAAAAGGAGTTGATTATTCTGGAAGAGCAGATACGGGAACATTCCGACGAAGTAATTATCATGACCGATGACGGTTCTTATGGAAAAAAGGGATTAGTAACCAAGGGAATGGAGGAGGTCATTCTGAGTGAGAAGGTTGATCTGGCAGTGACCGTGGGACCGGCTGTCATGATGAAATTTGCCACCCTCTTAACAGGAAAATATCATATTCCCACGGTGGCTAGTCTGAATACATTGATGGTTGATGGGACCGGAATGTGTGGTGCCTGCCGGGTATCGGTAGGAGGAGAAACTAAATTTGTTTGTGTGGATGGCCCGGAGTTTAACGCCCATGAAGTGGACTTTGATGAAATGCTCCTCAGATTAAATTCCTATAAGCCCTCCGAAACAGAAGCTTATGAAAGTTACCTGAGAAAGCACCCCAAATCGATGCAGTGA